CTGCCGCGATTGCGTTGACCCCGAGGTTCGCGCGCGACGTATGTGCCGCTCGACCGCGGGCCACGATCCGGAAGCGCACGAGCCCGTTGTGGGTCCGGGCCGGCCCAAGCGATGTCGGCTCCCCGACGATCGCCCCATGCACTGATGGCAGCTGCGCGAGGAGGGCACGCGACCCGCCCATGAGCGCCTCCTCGTCGGCGACTCCCGCGAACACCACCGCCGGCCGGCGCGCCCGGTCCGCAAGCCGAGCCATCGTCGCGACCATCGCAGCGACCGATCCCTTGGCGTCACAGGCGCCGCGTCCGTGCAGCCGACCGTCCGTGCGTCGCACGAGGATCGGCTCCCTCGGCTGGGGCACGGTGTCCAGGTGGCCCTCCAGCAGCAGGCGCGGGCCCGGGGACGCCTCATCGAACCAGGCGACGACGTTCGGGCGCCCGGGAGCGACTTCGTGCACCCTCACGGTGCAGCCGAGGTCCGCCAGCACCGAGGCGACTCGCTCCGCTACCTCGGCCTCGCCCGGTCCGCCGAACGTCGTATTGACGGAGTCGATCGAGACGAGCATCTCGAGCAGCCCGATGACATCCATCGCTCAGGCCCGGATCGGGTCCGCCCCATGGCGGCCCGCCTGATCGAGGCGGAACAGGCGGATCGCTGTCCCGCCGAGGATCTGCTGCCGGTCCGCATCGTCGAGGAACGGGAGCTTGGCGACGAGGTCTCGCTGCGCCCGATACGGGGCCGACTCGGTCGAGAGGGGCCAGTCCGACGCCCAGAGCGTCCGCGACGAACCGAACGCTGCGACCACTCCCTCGGCCCATGACCAGGTGTCCGAATACGGGTACCCAGCCCGGCTCATCGCGTAGAACCCGGAGAGCTTGACGTGCAGGCCCGGCAGTGTGGCGAGTTCCCGGACGACGGCGAGCCCCGCGAGGTCGTCGGCCCGCTCCGGCAGCCCGAGGTGGTCGAGGACGTGCCTAAGTCCGGAGCGCAGTCCACCGGCGAAGGCGATCGGCTCGGTGCTCGCCAGCGGGACTGTCCACTGAACGACAAGGTCGAGGTCGACGGCGGCGTCGATCACGTCCGCCAGCGGACCGCGCTCGGCCGCGAACTCCCCGGCGAGCGACCTCGGAGCGATGCGGACGCCCAGCGCTCCGGCCTCCGCGCAGCGGCGGAGCTCCGTCACGGCCTCGGTCCGCCACGGGTCGATCGCGACGACGGCCGCCTGGCGATCGCGGGACCGCACTGCGGCGCGGAGCACGAAGTCGTTGTCCTCGTGGACGCTCGCGGGGAGGACGATGGCGACGTCGACGTCGGCCGCCGTCGTCGCGCGCCGAAGATCTTCAGGCTCGGCGGCGAGCGGCGACGGGCTGCGCTGGCTCGGATGGACGATCCCATGCGGCCAGATGTGGGCGTGCGCGTCGACGCACAGCGCCGCTCGTTCGGCGCTCGGCGCTCCCCCCGGCTCGTCGGACGCGCCGGTCACATCGACCGCCGCCCGGCGACCCGGTTACGTTCCACTGGCTGACCCATGCGTCGGAGCATCGCCTTGGCGGCCTCGTCGATCCGCGCGAGTAAGCGTGGCTCGTCGAGCCCGGCGAAGATGCCGTCTTCGAGGATCACCCTACCGTCAACGATCACCGTCCTGATCGACTTCGAGCGACTCGAGTAGATCAGGTTGCGGACGAGGTCGAGCGCCGGGATCATCTCGGGACGGTCGAGGGTATGGATAACCAGGTCCGCACGCTTGCCGACCTCGAGCGAGCCGATCCTGTCGTCGAGACCCACGGCGCGCGCGCCGCCGCGCGTCGCCATCCAGAGGACATCCTCGGCCAGGAGGTAGGTGCGGTCCTGATGGACATCCCGCGCCGTGAGGAGCGCCAGGTTGGCCTGGCGAAACAGGTCGAAGTCATTCGACCAGTTCGCCGAGTCCGATCCGAGGGCCACGTTCACACCCCGGCGCCAGAGTTCCGCGTGGCGCCCGTGGATCGTCCCCCCGTGCCCCCACATCATCGAGCCAGCTGGGGCCCAGGCAAGGTTGGCTCCGCTCCCGACCAGCACGTCGCACTCGGCGTCCGTGAGGTAGTTGGCGTGCGAGAGCGTGAGGTTGCGGTCAAGGATCCCGATCTCCGCGAAATGCAGGAGCGGATCCTTCCCGTAGCGCACCCGGTCGGCCTCCGTGTCGGCGGGACTATAGGCGTGGTGCATGTTCAGGACCACTCCCGCCGCGTCCGCCTGCCGCTTCGCCTCGACGATCAATGCCCCCGTCGCCGTCCCGAGGCCCAACAGTGCGATGTGGCCCCGGACGAGTGCGTCCGGGTCGGCGTTCCGACGCAGCTCCTGGCCCATCCGCTGGAGAGCCTCGTCGAGGTTCCGGGGCGCTCGGTCGATGAGCCCCGGGGCGATGTCGTCAGGGGAGCCGGGGATCCGGTTTCCTTGGGCGATCCCCAGTGGATCGTCCTGCAGGCACGCGTCGCTGATCAGGGCCCTGATGCCGACAAGCTCTGCGGCCTCGGCGGCCGCGGACGGCTCGAGGACGGTGCCCGCTTCCATGAAGCAGGTCGTCCCGTTGCGGATCATCTCCAGGCAGGACAGGACGACGCCCAGGTACTCCTCCTCGTCGGTAACCTGGTTGTAGAAGACGCGGTCGATCGCGCTCGGGTCGAACAGGTCGTCCTCGACGACGTGGTCCGCCATGAACCCGCGCATCGTCTGGTAGGACGCGTGCAGGTGGGTCTCGATGAGCCCGGGATGGACCGGTGCGCCGCGCGCGTCGATCGTCCGGACCGCGTGGTAACGCTCCGCGACGATCCGATCGTCATCGATCGCGACCAATCGTCGCCCCGTGATGGCAAGCGCACCGTCCGGGATGATCCGGCCCGAGTCGTCCATCGTGATCACATGGGCATGCCGGATGAGGAGGTCAGCCGTCTGCAACTCCATCGCGTTCTCCTCGAGATCCGAGCCGCGTGTCATGCGTCGTCGGGGGCGGGCAGAGACAGGGCCTCGTCGGCCGTGTCAGCCCACGTGGTCGACGCCGCAGTAGACCAGCTGAGCGAGACCGAGTCGCCGGTCGCGAGGCCCTCTGTTTCCGCGTCGCGCAGGTCGGCCCACACGACCGATCCGTCCGTCGTCGCGGTTCCGATGCGGACGCGGCTTCCCAGATAGACGATCTCGGCGATCGTGCCCCGGAGACCGGCATCCATCCCCGCCCGTTCGGCACCAGCGAGGAGTCGGATCGACTCCGGTCTGACCGACAGTGTCGCCGAGGCACCGCCTGTGATGGGATCCGGGGCGTGCGCCGGGACGATCGTGCCGTCCGAAAGAGCGATCGTGATGGATGGGCCATCAACCGTCGCGACCGTGCCGCGGAACAGGTTGGTCTCGCCGATGAAGTCGGATGCGAACACCGAGGTCGGTCGCGAGTAGATCTCGCGGGGCGTGCCCTCCTGGAGGATCCGGCCTTCGTTCATTACCGCGATGCGGTCGGACATCGCCAGGGCTTCGGTCTGGTCGTGAGTGACGTACAGGAACGTCGCGCCGAGCTTGCGTTGGATCGCGCGGAGCTCGAGCTGCATGTGCTGACGCAGCTTGAGGTCGAGCGCCGACAGCGGCTCGTCCAGCAGGAGCACGGTCGGCTCCGGTGCCAGGGCGCGTGCCAGCGCGGCCCGCTGGATCTGTCCGCCGCTCAGCTCTGTCGGGCCGCGTTGACCGAGGCCGGTCAGGCGGACCAGGTCGAGCATCTCCTCGACGCGCGCCGCGATCCGAACCTTCGACCACTTCCTCAGGCGGAGGCTGTAGGCGATGTTGTCGAAGACGTTCATGTGCGGGAACAACGCCCCGCGCTGGAAGACGATGTTCGTTGGCCGCCGCTCGGGCGGCACCGACGACACGTCGGTGCCGTGGATCAGCACCTGGCCCACCGTCTGCTGCTCGAAGCCCGAGACGATCCGCAACAGCGTGGTCTTGCCGCAGCCGCTCGGCCCGAGGAGCGACACGAACTCGCCTTCGCTGACCGTCAGGTCGATCCGATGCAGGGCGACGTGGTCACCGAAGCGCTTGCCAACGCCGACGATCTCGACTGCCGGGCGGGTCACAGGAGCCTCCGATTCACGCGGCTCGACAGGACGGTGAGCACGACGAGGGATGCAAGGACCACCGTCGCGAGGGCATTGATCGTTGGGCTGATCCCTCGCCGGAGCAACCCCCAGATCAGGACCGGCAGGGTCATGTCGTTGCCGATGTTGAACCAGGTCACGACGAACTCATCGAGCGACTGGGCCATGGCGAGGAGCACCGCGCCGATCACCGAAGCCCGGATGAGCGGCAGCGTGATGTCGATGAACGTGCGCCACGGCGAAGCGCCGAGGTCGCGGGCAGCCTCGAGCGTCGTGAAGTCGAACGTCTCGAGGCGCGCATTCATGGTCAGGACCACGAACGGAAGCGCGATCACGATGTGGCCGATCGCGGCGTTCCGCAGCCCTTGCGTTACCCCAAGGGCGTTGAACAGGACGGCGAGCGCGATCCCGAGCACGAGACCGGGAACGACTGCGGGCACCAGGCTCGCCGTGAGCAGCGCTCCGCGGGCCCGCCGCTGCAGTCGGACGAGACCGAACGAGAATGCGACGCCGAGGGCGCCGGCGACGATCCCGGTCACCACGGCAAGCACCAGCGTGTGGGTGAGCGCATCGGGA
The sequence above is drawn from the Chloroflexota bacterium genome and encodes:
- a CDS encoding M20/M25/M40 family metallo-hydrolase codes for the protein MDVIGLLEMLVSIDSVNTTFGGPGEAEVAERVASVLADLGCTVRVHEVAPGRPNVVAWFDEASPGPRLLLEGHLDTVPQPREPILVRRTDGRLHGRGACDAKGSVAAMVATMARLADRARRPAVVFAGVADEEALMGGSRALLAQLPSVHGAIVGEPTSLGPARTHNGLVRFRIVARGRAAHTSRANLGVNAIAAAARVVLAIENDLGPRLAARVHPLSGPALVTPAVIHGGSAVNLVPDWCEIEVDRRLAPGEDPGAALREIDALLDTLRANGDDIVREEPTAAQLGLDMRSDHPLVRATERAAGEVLGRPERARGVPFGTDAANLAGIGGIPCVVLGPGSIDQAHSADEWVDLREVERAVDLYERIVDEFADMGKEVGA
- a CDS encoding amidohydrolase family protein translates to MELQTADLLIRHAHVITMDDSGRIIPDGALAITGRRLVAIDDDRIVAERYHAVRTIDARGAPVHPGLIETHLHASYQTMRGFMADHVVEDDLFDPSAIDRVFYNQVTDEEEYLGVVLSCLEMIRNGTTCFMEAGTVLEPSAAAEAAELVGIRALISDACLQDDPLGIAQGNRIPGSPDDIAPGLIDRAPRNLDEALQRMGQELRRNADPDALVRGHIALLGLGTATGALIVEAKRQADAAGVVLNMHHAYSPADTEADRVRYGKDPLLHFAEIGILDRNLTLSHANYLTDAECDVLVGSGANLAWAPAGSMMWGHGGTIHGRHAELWRRGVNVALGSDSANWSNDFDLFRQANLALLTARDVHQDRTYLLAEDVLWMATRGGARAVGLDDRIGSLEVGKRADLVIHTLDRPEMIPALDLVRNLIYSSRSKSIRTVIVDGRVILEDGIFAGLDEPRLLARIDEAAKAMLRRMGQPVERNRVAGRRSM
- a CDS encoding amidohydrolase family protein; translated protein: MTGASDEPGGAPSAERAALCVDAHAHIWPHGIVHPSQRSPSPLAAEPEDLRRATTAADVDVAIVLPASVHEDNDFVLRAAVRSRDRQAAVVAIDPWRTEAVTELRRCAEAGALGVRIAPRSLAGEFAAERGPLADVIDAAVDLDLVVQWTVPLASTEPIAFAGGLRSGLRHVLDHLGLPERADDLAGLAVVRELATLPGLHVKLSGFYAMSRAGYPYSDTWSWAEGVVAAFGSSRTLWASDWPLSTESAPYRAQRDLVAKLPFLDDADRQQILGGTAIRLFRLDQAGRHGADPIRA
- a CDS encoding ABC transporter permease, whose product is MIDSFATGAAPARRRRFLPSHLLARLFLVVVLVYLFAPVAVTVLFSFTTSPRLSLPIEGFTLNWYAIAFSDPLFPDALTHTLVLAVVTGIVAGALGVAFSFGLVRLQRRARGALLTASLVPAVVPGLVLGIALAVLFNALGVTQGLRNAAIGHIVIALPFVVLTMNARLETFDFTTLEAARDLGASPWRTFIDITLPLIRASVIGAVLLAMAQSLDEFVVTWFNIGNDMTLPVLIWGLLRRGISPTINALATVVLASLVVLTVLSSRVNRRLL
- a CDS encoding ABC transporter ATP-binding protein, whose product is MTRPAVEIVGVGKRFGDHVALHRIDLTVSEGEFVSLLGPSGCGKTTLLRIVSGFEQQTVGQVLIHGTDVSSVPPERRPTNIVFQRGALFPHMNVFDNIAYSLRLRKWSKVRIAARVEEMLDLVRLTGLGQRGPTELSGGQIQRAALARALAPEPTVLLLDEPLSALDLKLRQHMQLELRAIQRKLGATFLYVTHDQTEALAMSDRIAVMNEGRILQEGTPREIYSRPTSVFASDFIGETNLFRGTVATVDGPSITIALSDGTIVPAHAPDPITGGASATLSVRPESIRLLAGAERAGMDAGLRGTIAEIVYLGSRVRIGTATTDGSVVWADLRDAETEGLATGDSVSLSWSTAASTTWADTADEALSLPAPDDA